A window of Microbacterium luteolum contains these coding sequences:
- a CDS encoding recombinase family protein yields the protein MAQHTQVVGYVRVSSSDQNEARQLEAIGAVDRIFAEKVSAGSRFSRVALEECIRYVRDGDIVRVASMDRLARSMRDLRQIIDELLAKGAAVEFVKESQTYSPGPSNALANLMLNMLGAFAEFERALIRERQAEGIQLAKKAGKYRGRNRKLASSQVDEIRQLVDAGVPKSEVARRFEINRSTVYRLLAVPKER from the coding sequence ATGGCGCAACACACTCAGGTCGTTGGCTACGTCCGAGTCAGCTCCAGCGATCAGAACGAGGCGCGGCAGCTCGAGGCGATCGGCGCCGTCGATCGGATCTTTGCTGAGAAAGTGAGCGCGGGCAGTAGATTCAGCCGCGTCGCGCTGGAGGAATGCATTCGATACGTCCGAGACGGCGACATCGTGCGCGTCGCGTCGATGGATCGTCTCGCTCGCTCGATGCGTGACCTCCGCCAAATAATCGATGAACTACTCGCCAAGGGCGCAGCTGTCGAGTTCGTCAAAGAGTCACAGACCTACAGCCCCGGTCCATCCAATGCACTTGCGAACCTGATGCTCAACATGCTCGGCGCGTTCGCCGAATTCGAACGCGCATTGATACGAGAGCGGCAGGCTGAGGGCATTCAACTTGCGAAGAAGGCCGGCAAGTATCGAGGTCGCAATCGAAAACTGGCCTCCAGCCAAGTCGACGAGATTCGGCAGCTTGTTGATGCGGGCGTACCGAAGTCCGAAGTCGCGCGACGTTTCGAGATCAACCGGAGTACGGTCTACCGTCTTCTCGCCGTTCCGAAGGAGCGCTAG